The DNA region CATCAAAAGACTAGGGAATGAATGAATCGATAAAGATATCCTAGTGAAAATATAACGACAATGAGAAGATATGACAAGGGAAGTACAatgaaacatgaaagcaataggtGAAATGTTTACTGATAAGAACAACAAAGAACAACTAAGAGATGAATAAGAAAATTTGCCTCTATCATATTCATGCAAGCTTATGTTACCATAATTTcaaaaagaatcaaagcaagttctagagtgtcaAGTATCACAAGTGCTATCACACACAAAAGGATAAAGGATAAGCATGGGAACAACCTCACTAGGTGAATAATCAAATATCATGCATAATCTAACAAGATAGAGTCAATCACCAAAACAAATGACTAATGCAATTAATGTACCCAAATATACCAAGGAAACCAAAACTTGATAGTCAAACTTAACTGTCTTTTTCAATTCTCAAAGCATTATAAAGGGACATCTAGGGagatatgactcaaaatcaagcAAGGTATAAACAAGatcaaacaaaatgcaaaacaagaaaacaaagtaTGAAAGCAAAGTATGGAAGTAAACAAACATGCAAGTATAAAGATAAATAGAAGCAAGAAAACGAAAGGAAAGGaacgaactcccctttattccTGGCGGCTGAAGACGATTCAGAAGTAGAAGCCACGCCGGTAGTGGAATGATCTTTCCCGGTGGTTGCAAACGATTAAGGTGCAAAATCCAAGTTGGGAGTGGAATATTTGCATTTGAAGTAAAGACCGCTCCCTTCCCCCTATTCTTTTTGAAAGTTCttcccggaggttgaaggcggttCGACTTAAGCATCCACTTCAAGGGCCTATAAAAACCTGCAAGGCCAAGGATAGAATCCACCttccacacacatgtggggtaaggaagagctgaaacaaaatcaaacttaaacaagcatgaatccaaatataagtcacatccaataaaatcgaTATTCGGAACCTCTATGGAATTCTTTacaagatcacaagaaatatttATCTTGTTGTACTGAAATGTACCTGGAGGTTCTAGAACAGTGGATGTGGCTTCCTCTTTATCAAGTAATAACTCAGACTCTGGTGGTGCATAAAaaagaagtgattcttggggctctgcctcctcagcacaagtccctacactcttgTCATCCACATTTGGTTCAAGTGATGGTCCAATCaaaagaggtgattcttggggtattgcttccaatTTGCAATCTCCTACACTTTCCTTATCAACAAATGTATAATCAGGCTCAGCTAGCTCCTCAACATCACCAACAACACCTGCATCAACAATATCTACAGCAACAATATTAGAAGAAGCAAAATCATCTACAACTACAACATCATCACATAAAAAGGTAGAGGAGTCTTGTATAGGAGTAGAATCAGGGTCAAGGCTATGACAATATCTAGAATCCATCTCCTCACTAGATAATTGGGCTTGTCATTGGTTGATAGATGTTGCAATTTGATCCAGATACATCTGACAAttctgtagtgatgcttcatttcTTTGTTGAGACTGGGTATATGCCTCTTGTTGTTGTTGCATCTGCTGCATTACATCCTTCAAATCTTGAAATATTGATTGACTAGGGACATGAACTTCTTCAGTGCTCTCTTGAAATGCCCCCCAAGGAGCTGGTTCGGTCTGCTGGACTGAATGTGACCATGTGGGCATAGGATCATCCTGAAATCCTTGTGGCATCTGATATGATGAAAAAGATTGATCCACTTGTTGATCATTCCCATGCATAAAATTGGGATGGTTCATCCAGTTTGAATTGTAACACTGAGGATGCTCAATAGCCTGTTGCTGTGTATTTCCATACTGCTCAGGAATTTGTTGGGGTTGATAGCATTGGGATTGGAAGTACCCATGCTGCTCTGGAATCTGGGGTTGAAAGTACTGAGTCGAATAATTGCCCCAGTCATGACTATAAGTATTAGGAGCTGGATCATATGCATGTTGATATTGATGTTGGAAATACTGGGGTTCCATAGGAAATCTAGcagtcttttgaatgagatgacaTATAGCAACTGGATGAGAAGGACTGCCACAATTAGTACATATGTGCCTCACTTGCCCAGTATCCAAATTATGATATTCATTGAAACATCCAAATTGCTAAGAATAAAGATCCATGTTGAACTGAAAGAATTATCCtggtcttacactgaaacactaacaAACAAGATTAGAAGACACAGGAGTATATGatatcaacacatgaatcaatgaACATTAAAGcatttgacaaatttttttttttttttttaacaaaactttgtagaaaaataagaaagcaatcctaaaattatcaaacaccactacaagatccccggcaacgacgccaaaatttgatgtgagctcgagtgtcgtgctacgggagcttacatcaaattacaattaatgtttaccgaacccctctacactaaagtagtatagagatgactcgggtcgtctccccaAAGAATGTAGCGATAAATGATAAAATTAGGATCAATTATTGCTTTGAGTTTTAACGTGAAAATGGAGGGGTTGGGTTTGAGTTTTAAACTACGATATAAAAAacaaacaagtatgaaattaaacctaaAGAATAAAAGAGCAATGCAAGTATGACATCTAATTCTAATTAATAAAAgacatcctatctatccattaGTAGTGATATCAtagcgcattgtcactctacgctacgatttcactaataatagaattaaactaaggaatgaaataacaaaacattaaatgaaacctattctagtaaatgaaagacagtGCATGTAAGAAAACCTAGTCTATCTTAAACTATGATTGCACGAAAATTAAAGACAACTCAAAGTAAGCATCTAAATGAAATTAAGCATGAAACAAAATCTAACCTTACCTAATTGCAATTAAATCAAGACAATAGCATAAAGAAAACTATGAACCATTCAATTAACTAAGCACTGCAAGAATCTAAGCTAAGAAAAATGCAAAACTAGGATAACAAAGATGGTTGGGACATTTTAACGAACAATTGGTAAGCATTAAATAAACTAAGCAGAGTTCGTGCAAATTAAAACATAGGAGAACAGCTGAGATACAGAAACATCAATTACATCAAATCTTCAACCATGCAAACCCATATCAACAATGGAAGAATAAGCTAGTTGTTCAAAATCTGATGAAGAATGAAGTTCTGCTCAGATTTGAAAGCTGCTGTTGAAATCTGATGAAGGAAGATGGAGTTCTGTCCAGATCTGTTGAAGAACTTGAAGGCTGCTGACTACCAAATCTGGAGAAGATCTATTCGAAATCAAATTGCTATTGTGGAGTTCCGAATCTACAGAAGAACTGCTCGGAATGATGTGAAATGGTACAACTTCTCCTCTTCTAACCCTCCCTGAAGTCACACAAACGCCAACTCCATAACCCCAAACTACCGGCTGTGCTTGCTTCAAAAACGGTGATGATGAACGAAACTTCCACAGATGAACCCCCTCGATGGAAGATGAACGGCTGTGAGAATGGAATGTCCCGCCGCTACTCCTCTTGAAGCCCTAGCTTTTGCAACCCGCGTCGGCGAGAGCATCAAGGAAGCTACGGTAAGGGGactcaccggagaacccctccggtgagatGAAGATGATTGGAGGATGCCGTCGCTGTCGAAGCTTGCTGCCGCCGCTACTTTGGATCTAGGAGATGAAGTTGTGGCTGTGGATGGCCGTAGGATGACAGAGAGGATGGTGAGGTGGGGAAAGTCCGGCCGGCGGCGATGGATAAGCAGAGAAGGCCGCCGGCCGTCGGTGAAGGAGAAGAAGGGAAAGGGCGATGGCGTCGCGAGCCCTAGCTTGGGGAGAAGTCGCGATTATCCCAGTTCTGTGCGTCCGCGTGAGAGTAGAGGAGGGTTTCTTAGTGGATCGGATTTGGTTAAGGAGCGGGTTTGGTTAGGAAAGGATCCAAATCCAATAACTAATAGGAAAATTGGGTTATGAAATTGGGCTTCAAGATTGGGCTTTAAAAGTGGgcttcattgtttttttttttcctttgatccAAATTGAATTAGAGTGTCATTTGTTGGATGAATCTTGGATGCCCTTGATCTCGATCAAGGGCCTAGATGTTCCAAATTGCTTCCCTACAAATAAGATGTgcatttttagataaaaaatcagaaaatataggaaaaattataaACAAGGCTCTAAATTAATATCAActcataaaatatgatataaaacaAGATTTAAGTACACGAGAtgataaaaatattaagtataagagccaaaataaaatataaaaatgctcattatcaattcctccacacttattcttgcacgtctcGGGCAAATGAAATAAAACTAGGAAGTAACCAAAAACTTATCTCCCTATCAATTCCCTatcaatattttgaaaataataaaagaaagttACTTAGGATCATCAAGTTTTAAGAAACAAGGTATTCATGGTTCCAATTCTCACATAAGTCAACAAGCATGGTAATTTCAATCAACTTGAATAGATTAAGCATGATAAAGCCTCACAAGGTGGGTATATGCACTCATGCTCACATAAATAATAGACATGAAAGTGGAGCTCTCTCTAAAGCAACTCATGAtattgcactaccatatgcttgcttattttctaattctccactaaTGTAAACATAAGTACACATAAATCAAGAGGACTTTCATGAATAATTATGAAACCACACATGTAAACAATAGAACAAGAAGGATAGACAATAAAGGAATTCAAAGAGAATATGAGAGCATTGGGGTAATCAACATGAACAATACAATCAAATAATATGCTTTAAAACTCATCCAAACATGCAACACTCAACTCTCTTTGCACATTCTAAATGTGATATGCATCAACCACTATAACATCTCCAAAATGCATGTATGTATTAACAACTTAACTCATGAGAATCTCTCAATAACAATATAAAATGAGTATACATCAATCTTTCTATGGAGATATTTCCTCTTGTTCATCACTAACAAAATAACAAATGCTTGAGaatttttttcctctctttttattttttttcaactttttttttctttgtttttttccttttttttttcttttcgtttttttttccaacaagaatagagagattttttttcttttcaacaaGCATTCGTTCATACATATTTGCCtcccccccacacttaaacttgtcTGTCTCGGACAATATAACAAATCATGATATTACTCACAACAAAAGGGGGCTAAAAATAAACCAATAAAGATGTAATAAAGAAAATGTAACTC from Zingiber officinale cultivar Zhangliang chromosome 4B, Zo_v1.1, whole genome shotgun sequence includes:
- the LOC121977943 gene encoding uncharacterized protein LOC121977943; the encoded protein is MDSRYCHSLDPDSTPIQDSSTFLCDDVVVVDDFASSNIVAVDIVDAGVVGDVEELAEPDYTFVDKESVGDCKLEAIPQESPLLIGPSLEPNVDDKSVGTCAEEAEPQESLLFYAPPESELLLDKEEATSTVLEPPGP